GTCATTGACAATATTCTCATCGAAGTACGAAAACCTTGAGATGAACTAACAAACAAAAAGACCTCCGGATTTCGGAGGTCTTTCACAAATTTACCGTCTAACCATTCTTCCGCTGAAATTCCTTCATAAACTTCGAGAGTTCCTGTGCGCCTTCAACCGTCATCGCGTTATAGACTGAAGCGCGCATCCCGCCCACGGAGCGATGTCCCTTCAAGCCGATCATCCCTTCCTTCTTGGCTTCTTTGGCAAACGAGTCTTCAAGGGCTTCGCTGGGCAGCCGGAAAGTAATGTTCATCAGGGAGCGGGCTTCGGGTTTGACGTGTCCGCGATAGAACCCGCCGCTTTTATCGATGGCTTCGTATACCACGCCCGCTTTTTCGCGGTTGCGTTTTTCGACAGCCGCCAGACCGCCGATCTTCTTCGCCCACTTGAAGACCAGCCCTACCATATAGATTGCGAACGAAGGCGGTGTATTATGGAGCGACCCGCTCTCGGCGAGAATCTTGTAATCGAGCATCACAGGCAGGTTCGCTGGCGTGCGCGCCAGCATATCGTCACGGATGACCACCACCGTCACGCCGGAGGGACCCGCATTCTTCTGCGCGCCCGCGTACATCAACGCATACTTTGAAACATCGATCGGCCGGCTGATGAAATCGGATGAAACGTCGCAGAGCAAAGGCACACCGTCGGGCGGGACCGGCTCATTGAAGAATTCCACGCCGTGAATGGTCTCATTCGATGTGAAATGCAGATACGCAGCTTTTGGGTCGAGGTCGAGTTTTGCAGGCAGGCTGTTGAAGTTTTCCGACTCCATATCCGCGGCGGCGCGGGCTGCGCCGAGTTTTTTCGCTTCCTTCAACGCGATCTTGCTCCACGACCCAGTCACGATGTAATCGGCCGACGCGCCAGACGCGCGCAGGTTCATCGGCGCCATCGCAAATTGCAGGGTCGCGCCTCCCTGCAGAAACATCACCTTGTAATTCGACGGGATGCCCAGCAGTTCCCGCAGGTCCGCTTCCGCAGTTTGGATGACCGCTTCGAATTCCTTCGAGCGGTGGCTGATCTCCATTACAGACATTCCCGTACCGTTGAAATTGAGCAACTCCGCCTGCGCCTCCTGCAGAACCTCCAAAGGAAGCGCACCCGGACCCGGATTGAAATTATGGACTCGTTTTAGCTCGGACATTGATTCAAACTCCTGTTATTGAATGAATTGAACAAAAAGCGCCTCACCCAAAGGCTTGGGCCTGATTCTCCTTCGAAAGGCAGTTGTCTAAACCGATCCATTTTCTTGGAAATCAGACAACGCCATCCAAATCATTATAAATTTTGTCAGACAAATCTACAAGAACAATAAGCACTACTCCCGCCTGATTAATATCGTTGACAAAGAAAATTCCCATTGTTAGAATGACCGATGTGTTGCGCATGAATTCA
This portion of the Anaerolineales bacterium genome encodes:
- the serC gene encoding phosphoserine transaminase; translated protein: MSELKRVHNFNPGPGALPLEVLQEAQAELLNFNGTGMSVMEISHRSKEFEAVIQTAEADLRELLGIPSNYKVMFLQGGATLQFAMAPMNLRASGASADYIVTGSWSKIALKEAKKLGAARAAADMESENFNSLPAKLDLDPKAAYLHFTSNETIHGVEFFNEPVPPDGVPLLCDVSSDFISRPIDVSKYALMYAGAQKNAGPSGVTVVVIRDDMLARTPANLPVMLDYKILAESGSLHNTPPSFAIYMVGLVFKWAKKIGGLAAVEKRNREKAGVVYEAIDKSGGFYRGHVKPEARSLMNITFRLPSEALEDSFAKEAKKEGMIGLKGHRSVGGMRASVYNAMTVEGAQELSKFMKEFQRKNG